The stretch of DNA GCTCGACGGTGATCACTTCCGGGTCGATGCTCTCGTGGACGAGGACGTCGTGGATCTTCTGCGGCTGCGCTGGGCTCGCGCCCCAGGCCGCTCGATAGCCTGCACGGACTTCTTCGCGTCCCTGGTAGCGCTCGGGCATGCCCGGAAAGCCGAGAAACGGGAACTCGTGCACGGCGTCGGCAGCGTACAGATCAGCCAGATCGTCTGCAGACTTGTCGAGCATCGCCCGGTGGTAGCGGGCCAGGACGTCGCGGGGACTGAGGTCGGCCGAGGTGGTGTCCGGCATGACGGTGGGACTCCGTTCAGTCAGCGTGTGGACGAACTCGTCCGAGTGATGGACCGGAGTTCGGACGTGAGGAGGAGCCGAGGGCCTCCAAGTTCCTTTTGTTACACCTGACTTAGGGACCCTCA from Streptomyces sp. 6-11-2 encodes:
- a CDS encoding nuclear transport factor 2 family protein; translated protein: MPDTTSADLSPRDVLARYHRAMLDKSADDLADLYAADAVHEFPFLGFPGMPERYQGREEVRAGYRAAWGASPAQPQKIHDVLVHESIDPEVITVEQVVVGTVTTTGQTFSFPGLLVLRVRHGLIVHVRDYMDGLRVAHTMGRLAAVVAGLGAGQTEAQKP